In Holophagaceae bacterium, the sequence CCGCGCTTCGCGCACACCCCCGGACCCCCGCGTCCCTCACAGGCCAAGCCTGCTCGGGACTTCACCCAAACATGGCGGCACTGCCGCCCCCGATGTGGCCCTTAAAACTCTCTTGAGTTGCCACCAGGAAAGGATCTCCCATGACACGCGTCAAACGTGGTTTTAAACGAGTCCAGCGCCGCAAGCGCATGCTCAAGTTCGCCAAAGGCTTCTACGGCGCCAAGTCCCGCCTGTACCGCTCCGCCAAGGAAGCGGTCGAAAAGGCCCTGGGCTACGGCTACCGCGACCGCAAGGTGAAGAAGCGCGACTTCCGCAAGCTCTGGATCGTCCGCATCAGCGCCGCCTGCGGCCAGAACGGAATTTCCTATTCCAAGTTCATGGGCGGCCTCAAGAAGGCGAACGTGGACCTGGATCGCAAGATCCTGGCGGATCTCGCGGTGCGCAATCCCGAGGCGTTTACCAAGCTCGTGGCCACGGCCAAGGGCTGATCGAAACCCACTCGATGAAGACCCGGAAGGCCGCGCGAGCGGCCTTTCCTTGTTTGACGGGACCCCTGTGACCCAACTTGACGCCAATGCCCTCAGCCTTCTTCCCGCGGATATGGCCGAAGCGTGCGAGCGCTTTCCTTCGGCCCTTTCGGCCTGTGCGAACCTGGATGCGCTGAACCGGCTCAAGGGCGCCTACACCGGCCGTGAAGGGAGCTTCTCGGCGCGGCTGATGGAATCCCTGAAACAGGCGCCGAAGGAGCAGAAGCGGGAACTGGGCGCCGTCATCAACGGCCTCAAGAAAACCTGGGAGGAAGCCCTGAAGGCCAGGCAGGGCGAGCTGGAAACCGAAAAAAAGCAGCTTGATTCCACCAGGAACGCCTGGGATCCGACCCTGCCGCCCCCCATGCCGCCGACCGGGGCGCTGCATCCCCTGAACCGCCTCATGGACCGGCTGGTGGACGTGTTCCGCCCCCTCGGATACCACGTGGAGGAAGGCCCCGAAGTGGAGACCGAGGAACACAATTTCGACGGCCTCAATATTCCGGAGGACCACCCAGCGAGGGGCACCGCGGACACGTTCTACCTGGGGCAGCATCCGGAACTGCTGCTGCGCACCCATACGAGCCCCGTTCAGGTGCGTGTGCTCAAACGCCTGGCACCGGAGCTGGAGACGAAGGGCGGCATCCGGTTTCTCGCGCCAGGGCGGGTCTACCGCAAAGACGAGATTGACCCGACCCACTCGCCCATGTTCCATCAGGTCGAGGGGATGCTCGTGGGCAAGGGCATCGGCATGCACCACCTGAAGGGCACCCTGGCCTACGCCATGAAGGCGCTCTTCGGTCCGGAGGCCGATGTGCGGTTCAGGCCCTCCTACTTTCCCTTTGTGGAGCCCGGCTGCGAGATGGACGTGCATTGCCCGCTCTGCGGCGGCTCCGGCTGCCGCGTGTGCAAGGGCAGCGGATGGGTGGAGATCCTGGGCGCGGGCCTCATCCATCCCAATGTGCTGCGCATCGCGGGGATCGATCCGGAGATCTGGAGCGGCTTCGCGTTCGGCATGGGCGTGGAGCGGACCGCCATGATGGTGAGCCAGACACCGGATCTGCGGCTCTTCTTCGAGAACGACCAACGATTCCTCAAGGCCATGGGAGGACTGGACTGATGCTCCTCTCGGTGAACGCCCTGCAGAAAGAATTGCCAGCGGTTTCGAAGGTCCCGTTGAAGGATCTCTGCGATCTGATCGCTTCCCTCGGCTTTCCCATCGATGATGTGGCCCAGAGCGGGACTGGACCGGTGCTGGACGTGGACATCACCGCCAACCGCGGCGACGTGATGAGCCACCGCGGGCTGGCGAGGGACCTCGCCGCCAAGCTGGGCCAGGACCTTTCACCCGTGGACCTGGATCCGTTGGAGGAAGGCGAAGCGCTGGTTCCGATCCGTTTGGAGGCCGATGCCTGCCCCCTCTACTCGACGGCCGTCCTGACGCTCGGAGCGATGCAAACCACGCCGGAAGACGTCAGGCAGTTCCTGGCCAGCCTGGGTTCCAATGCCAAGGACATGGCTGCGGTGGACGCCTCCAACGAATTGCTGCATCGCTACGGGCATCCCACCCACGCGTTCGACGCAGACAAATTGCGGGGCGGTATCGTCATCCGGCATGCGGCGGCCGGCGAAAAAATCACAACGCTGGATGGCGTGGAGCGGACTCTCACCGAAAAGGACCTGGTCATCGCTGACGACCGCGGCCCCATCGCTCTGGCCGGCCTCATGGGCGGTGAAAGCACCAAGGTGGACCTGGATACGCGGCGCGTGCTGCTGGAATCCGCCTGGTTCGAACCGCGCGTGGTCCGCGCCATGGCCCGCCGCCATGGCCTCCACACGGATGCCAGCCACCGCTTTGGCCGCGGGGCGGATCCATCCATGGCCCGCATCGCGCGCGATCTGCTGGCCGCCCGGTTGAAACAGTGGGCCTGGGCGTCCCTGGATGGGGCCTGGACCGAAGGCGAGGAACCCGGACCGGCCAAACCCATCAGCCTGACGAAGGACTTGCTGCATCGCATCGCCGGGGAACCCTTGTCCATGGAGGATGCGGCGCTGAAATTGCAGCGGTTGGGATGCGAGGTGGAAGCGAACCACGTGGCGTTGAGGGCGCTGCCGCCATCCTGGCGCCATGACCTGGCCCTTCCCGAGGATCTGGCCGAAGAAGTGCTGCGCCTGCGCGGCTACGACCTGATCCCGTCCAC encodes:
- the rplT gene encoding 50S ribosomal protein L20, with amino-acid sequence MTRVKRGFKRVQRRKRMLKFAKGFYGAKSRLYRSAKEAVEKALGYGYRDRKVKKRDFRKLWIVRISAACGQNGISYSKFMGGLKKANVDLDRKILADLAVRNPEAFTKLVATAKG
- the pheS gene encoding phenylalanine--tRNA ligase subunit alpha encodes the protein MAEACERFPSALSACANLDALNRLKGAYTGREGSFSARLMESLKQAPKEQKRELGAVINGLKKTWEEALKARQGELETEKKQLDSTRNAWDPTLPPPMPPTGALHPLNRLMDRLVDVFRPLGYHVEEGPEVETEEHNFDGLNIPEDHPARGTADTFYLGQHPELLLRTHTSPVQVRVLKRLAPELETKGGIRFLAPGRVYRKDEIDPTHSPMFHQVEGMLVGKGIGMHHLKGTLAYAMKALFGPEADVRFRPSYFPFVEPGCEMDVHCPLCGGSGCRVCKGSGWVEILGAGLIHPNVLRIAGIDPEIWSGFAFGMGVERTAMMVSQTPDLRLFFENDQRFLKAMGGLD
- a CDS encoding phenylalanine--tRNA ligase subunit beta, producing the protein MLLSVNALQKELPAVSKVPLKDLCDLIASLGFPIDDVAQSGTGPVLDVDITANRGDVMSHRGLARDLAAKLGQDLSPVDLDPLEEGEALVPIRLEADACPLYSTAVLTLGAMQTTPEDVRQFLASLGSNAKDMAAVDASNELLHRYGHPTHAFDADKLRGGIVIRHAAAGEKITTLDGVERTLTEKDLVIADDRGPIALAGLMGGESTKVDLDTRRVLLESAWFEPRVVRAMARRHGLHTDASHRFGRGADPSMARIARDLLAARLKQWAWASLDGAWTEGEEPGPAKPISLTKDLLHRIAGEPLSMEDAALKLQRLGCEVEANHVALRALPPSWRHDLALPEDLAEEVLRLRGYDLIPSTLPPVKSDPEPLAAEYQQRQGVARRLACLGFFQTVTLGFISPEADAEFAGTPAGGRTLGNPLGYEYSILRGSLLSSLKHAAEYNLRQGAREVRLFEIAPTFHSAPGGPEERSTLGIVWAGETGGLDPLTPKGPVQPAALQGILAALGVHGAPAQVRVLEGGLLAAEVALADLPAASGRVIPPFQGFSRFPSVERDLSLVVPFGLSFGRLAETIQGALMGTPLHTLTCVDIYRGKGLPDGHQAWLLRLIFQGDRTLTGDEVDVWVGSALEAARSLKAELRG